Sequence from the Clostridium saccharobutylicum DSM 13864 genome:
AAACTCCATTACCAAATAGCTACTCTATCCTTAGGTTTAACATACATACCATCATTTTGAGTAATTCCATATGTTTCATAGAACTTTTCAAATTGCTGTAATACTGCATTTACTCTAAATTTATTAGGTGAATGAGCATCTACATTTAGACAGTACTCTTCATATTCCTTTGTAACTACTTGACGCCATGTAGTTGCATAACTTTCAAAAAATGCCTTATAATCAGGATTTTTCATTGTTCCTAGTATATCTAACATACAAGCCATGCCACCCATATCAGCAATATTTTCACCAACTGTAAGTGCTCCATTGATATTTTTTCCTGGTAATGCTTCTATTTTACTATAAAAATCCTTCACTTTTTGAGTTTTATCTTCAAATTCTTTGTAATCATCTGCTGTCCACCAATTTTTAAAATTGCCATCTGCATCATATTTTGCTCCATTGTTATCAAAAGCATGACTAATTTCATGACCAATAACAGCACCAATTCCACCTAAATTTACTTCTCTACTTGCATTAGGATCATAAAAATGACCTTGAATTATTCCTCCTGGAATCATAATTGAGTTATTTGTTGCATTATAAAAAGCATTAACTGTTTGAGGTTGGAAAAAGTCATTCTTTTTGTCTACTTGCTTATTTAATCTACTAAACATCTCGTTTCTTGAAAAATTGTAAATTGTCATGGCATTCTCATAAAGTGATCCACCATCTTTATAAGATTTAATGTCTACATTGGAATAATCAATCCAATTTTCCGGATAACCAATTTTAACATCTAACTTTTCTAATTTTTCAATAGCATTTTTCTTAGTTTCACTACTCATCCAGTTAAGATTATTTATTCTACTTTTATATGTTTCTATAACTTCATTAGTTATATTTTCTACATCATCTTTAGTCTTTTGTGATACATATTTATCTGCATAGATTCTTCCAAGTCCCATTCCCATTAATCCATTTACCATACTAACAGCTTCTTCTTCTTTAGGACGTGATCCTACTATACCTGCTGCCTTATTATTAAACTCTGTGCCTACCTTTTCAAAATCTTCACTTAAAAATTCAGACGCATTTGATAAATTTAATATTTCAAGATAATTTTTTATAAGTGGAACATTTTCATTAGTATATAAATTATTAAATGCTTCTAACCATTTAGGTTCCTCTAAAATAATTTTATTTGCTTTTTCTATTCCTAATGATGCCATAACAGATGTTAAATCTAAATTTGGTGCCAAAGCATTTAACTCATCCAATGTGTATACATTATAAATTGATTGTTGTATATTTGAATCTGCAAGTTCTTCTTTGTGCCCAGTCATAGATTTTGCAATCATTCCTTCAAATTTAAACATATCATTTACTTTACTTTGTGCTTCTTCTTGCGTATATCCATCTAACATTAGAATTTTATTATAATATTCTTGTATTAACGCCTTAGTTTTTGCTGTACTTTCTGTTGGATTATTATACTCATCTGAATTACCTAAACTAATCGTTGTAGGTTCTATATATAACACATTCATTGTAGCATCTTTTGCATCGCTACCTACAGTAAAATTTATTGTTGAATTTAATATTTCCTTGTTGCTCCATAAATTTGTTATATCTTGTATTGTTTTTATATTCTTAATTTTATCTAAATTCTTCTGAACAGGTTTTATTCCCTCTTTATCTCTATCTTCTGTATCTAAAGTATTATTATATATATTTATTATTTTCTTTTGATCAGTATTTTCGCCATATTGATTTTGCTTTTCTAATAACTCATTAATTATATCCCTTTTTTGCTTCATTACCATATCACTAACTTCCTGAAACACTGAAGCTTGATCTTTACCTTGTTCTATTTTTGTAGTACTGAGCCATTCATTATTAATTGCACCATAAAAATCATCTTGTAATCTTAATCCTATCTTATTATTTTTTGTTATAGACTCTGTTGCCATTTGATCTGACAATTGCTCTGCTGCAAATACTTTATGATATGATATTGGACTCATCATTAATGTGATTATTAATGCTGTCGCCATAGCTACTATTTTTTTTGCTTTTTTCACTTTTATTTCCCCCTCTAAATTTCAAAATAAATTCTTTATATAATTTACCATGTAGGATGATTATATACAATTTTACAATTATTGTATACATAGTGTTTATGTTTTTAACTTCTAAATTTATTTAGTTTTTTATTACCTTTCACTATAACTATTTGTTATTTATTTGTTTTTTACGCTTTAAAATTAGATAATTTTTTTTGGAAGTATTTTTCTAATTTAAACTTATCTATTCTCATATAAACAACAATCAAAGATTATTATTTATTAGCTTAAAACAATAGAAAACCGAAATAAGTTGCATATGTGCATCTTACTTCGGTAATAACGTAATTTTAATTTTCTATATTAATATCTAATTTTAAAAATTCGGTTGATCTATATAAATATATCCTTTTAAATAATCAGTATCATATATTGGTCCATATCTAAAAACATCTCCATGCCACATTGATTCTGATATATAAACTTTGTTATTATCAATTTTTTCAACTATGGCAACATGTCCAAAGCCGCCTGAATTAGGCAAATTAGAATTCCATACTGCAATTGCACCTACCCTAGGTTCAGAACCATATCGATATTTTCCATGACTTTTATTTGCCTCCCACCATTCATACGCATTGCCTATAAGTCCTGCATCAGTCGGTTTAACGCCTGTAATTTCCCATGCACGCCCCCACGCATACCATGTACAATTTCCTTTAATAACTCTTCCTCCACTAGTAAACGGTGGCGAAAGTTTAGCCTTATAAAAAACATTTTCATTAGAATAGTAATGATTGTCATCTAAATCTGGTTGCTTAGTTCTTGCTTCTCCTATATTAATTGAATCCTTTTTTGATTGAAAATTATCATTATCTGACTGCTCAGTATAAGCTTGTACTTTATTGAAACTAATCCAATCTGCACTAACCCAACCAATAGTTCCATCAGCGTTTATAGGTAAAAAACCATTTTTCTCTTTATCTGTAATCATAACTTGACTACCTTTAGGCAAACTTCCTATTATAGATGAAGATACTGAAGCTGATGATCGTATATTTAATGAGTCCCCATTTGTACATACATATCCTTTACGCTTTTCATCTGTAGCGCTAGTTGTATCATCAGTTTTTTCATCATTAATATCTTGCTCAAATTCATCAGTTTCTACATTTTTTATTGTTTCATTGTCATTTTTCATAACTCCATTGTCTGAAAAAGTATAAATTTTTCCGTCAACTTCAATTGTTCCAGTTTCCATTTGTCCATTATGATTCATGAAATACCAATTTCCATTTTCCTGTATCCATCCTGTATTCATAGCCCCACTTTGCTCGAAACGATACCAATGACCACCAATATTCTGCCAGCCTGTATTCATTATTCCTTCATCAGATAGGTTGTACCAAATTCCATTAACCTGACGCCAACCTGTACACATTTCTCCATCATCATTGAAATAATACCATTTATTATTTATTTCCTTCCAACCCTTGGCTTTTCCGCTCTCCTCTAACCAATTCCATTGATTTTGAGAGTTTTTAGACCAAGCAGCCGAAACTGGTACTGAATACATACTTATTATAATTGGAGCAACGATTCCCATTGTTATTATCTGCTTAATATACATCTTTTTCATCTATTGTTCCCTCCCTTTTATACTGTTTATAACCTAATTAATCTACGTTGTTTTGAAATGTGTTAAAGTTAATACTGATTATAATATCGAATGATATATTTTCATCTTTACCCAATCTATTCTTAATTTCTATATTAAAATATTAATTCCTCCTCATCCACATTACAATTTAATTATTATATTCAGCTATTATCGTATAAATTTTTCTAGATTGTATAACTATTATTTTTATCAAAAAATTTCAATACAAAAAGATACCTGCCTGATCTTTTATAGAAAATTCTTATAAAAATCAGACAGGCGTCTTTTTGGGTTTATAAGTTCTCAACACATCAACTTCATTTACGTATAATATCACAATTTAATTACAAAAATAATCCTATTATGATTAATACAATAACACCCGGAATTCCAAAAAATCCCGCAATTAAAGCTGTAATTGGGTTAATTGCTAATGCAAAATTAACATTTATGCCTATTAAACTAAGATGTGCGATCACAAAATTTGTTAAATATAATATTACAACTCCCAATATTCCATTTACAAGTATTTTTATTGGCCATTTTAATAATTTTACTACTAAAAATAGTGCTGCTATTCCAATTAAGCCATATATTAAATATTGCCCATTCATGTTTTAATGTCCCCCATTTTTTTATTCTGCTATTTGTACATTCTTCTCTATTACATAACTATCGTCTACACTTATACCTTTTGCTTTAGCAATTGATAACAGATAATCATAACGCTTTCTTGCTACATTTTCTGAATAAATAGCTACTTCAATAAGTGCATCATCATTAACATTGTTAAACATACTCCGTGCTACATTTATTTCCATTTTTGCAACTTCCATTTCTTCAATGAGCTTTCTATATACAGATAACTCGTCACTCTTATTCGCCAGGTACTCTATTACTTTTTTCCTGTTCATGCAAATCCCTCCAAAAACTTCTTATTACAATTTTATCCAATTGTATAGAGGAATATACATGTTTTTTCTTTATATAATTTTTAAATAAGTTGTAACACATTTATAAGTTATCCATATATTATATGGTATAAGAAGCTTTTCACTCATGTCAAACAAAAACTTCTAACTCCCATCTATGTAACACCTTTTTAAGGAACCCAATTAACTGGGTTCCTTCATTTATTAAATTTTTTACCTAACTAAATTTCTTTTCTTCCTTCTAATGCTTTAGACAATGTAACCTCATCTGCATATTCTAAATCTCCTCCAACCGGTATTCCAGCTGCAATTCTAGTCACCTTAATATCTAAAGGTTTAAGTACCTTTGATATATACATTGCCGTTGCTTCACCTTCTATATTAGGATTAGTTGCTAATATAACTTCTTTTATATCTTCACTCATTCTTGAAACAAGTTCTCTAATTCTAATATCTTGTGGACCTCTACCTTGCATTGGAGATATATTTCCATGTAAAACATGATATACTCCATTATATTCTTTAACTTTTTCCATAGTCATGATATCTTTAGGTTGCTCTACAACACATATAGTTCCCTTATCCCTATTTGGATTTGAACATAACGGACATGGATCTTTATCTGTAAAATTTCCACATACTGAACAATATTTAATTGTCCCTCTTGCTTGAACTAATGCATTTGCAAATTCCTTAACTTCATTTTCTGGAAGATTTAAAATATGTAAAGTTAGTCTTTGTGCAGTTTTTTGTCCAACGCTTGGCAACTTTGCAAATTCTTCAATTAACTTTTCTATGGCTACAGGATAAAATTCCATCATAACCAAAACATCTCCCTTCATCTTATCAATTTTATGAATCTATAACTATTTTTGTAATTTTGACTTATTAAAATTTATAATAAAATTTAGCAATAGGTATATTCAAAAATACTAATATATATTTTATCTTTATTATATGCACCTTATAAATTGTTCATTTAAGGCACATGAAAGAAAATAACAAGTCCAAAATACGATGATTATTTTTCATCAAGCAAGCAGAAGCAGATTGATCTGATAGCGGTTCTATTAGAGCAATCTGCTAATTTAGTATTATGAAAAACAGGCTTTGTAGATAGACTTGTTATTTTTTAATGTGCCTAAAAAAGCATACAGATGGAGTACACTCCAACATTCTGTATGCTAACCAAGGCACATAGAAAAAATAACAGAAAAGAAATTAAACTTTACTATTAATTTCTTTGATTATAAAATCGCCCATATTTATCCACATAAATAGGATTTAAAATAAACAAGTGAAAATTGTTATTTTTTAATTTATCCAATGTAATTATTCCTAGAATAATCCACCTGGCATTCCACCTGTTAATCTACCCATTTTACTTGTAGTTTCTTCATCAGCCTTCTTTAATGCTTCATTAACAGCACTTACTACTAAATCTTCAAGCATTTCTACATCATCTTCATCTACAACTTCTGGTTTTATCTTAATAGAAGTTAACTCTTTTTTACCAGATACCTTTGCTACTACAGCACCACCGCCTACTGACGCTTCAAACTCTTTTGTTTCAAGCTCTTTTTGCATATCTTCCATTTGCTTTTGAAGTTTTTGTGCTTGTTTCATAAGATTGTTCATGTTTCCTCCACCGAAACCACCTGGAAATCCACCTTTTGCCATAAAAAAATCCTCCTCTTTCTTATATAGCATATATAGTAATAATTCAAAAATGCATATATTCCACATCATAAACCATAATCCTATTCACATAACATTCACCATTACGCTAAACAGATTTACACTCTATGATACGAAACCAATTGATACACTTACTTATATTAAAATATGCCTAAATATCATTTTTTAATTATAAAACATCTTTATATAATACTCAATACTTATAAACTTCACATCATGTAGTTATGAAAATATAATTATTATACTATTCTTAAACTTTACAACAATATTAAATTGTTTAAATGATCATAAATAATCTTTACAAATTACTCATCATATACTTCAAATGGAACTCCTTCCAGTGTTTGCTTTAATAAATCTTCTTTATCTTGTTGCTCTTTTTCTTTTTTAACTATATAGTTCACAATGACTTTTTCACCTAAGGATTCAGAAAATACACCATTTACAATTTCCTTATACTCTTGTTTTTCTAATCTATCTTTATTAAATGCATACATCGACTCATACTCTAATGTAATTACTCCATTCTTAAATGAATATGGTTTAGCTGTAACAATTGATGCATAAACAATCATTGCTCTCTTAGCTTTAAATTTCTCTAAAACTTCAGTCCAGACTCTTCCTATATCATCAAGTGTCAATGATGAATTAGGATTCACTTCTAGTTTATTTTCACTGGCTTCATTAACTTTATGTACAATATTTTTCAGCTGATTACTATCATGAGCGTTATGATTAGAACTACGATGTTCTCCTTCTGATGCCTCATTAGCAGTTCCTGATTGAACCATTTGTATTTTTCCGCTTTTTAACGATTCCTCAAGCTTATTTATTCTTGATAGTATAACTTCATTTGAAGTATCATATTCAATTTTGCACATTTTTATTATTGCAAGCTCTAAGTATAATCTACTTTGTTTACTTGCCTTAGAATTTGCTTCAGCCTCCTGAAGTATTCTAATACCTCTCATTATTTCTTCAACTCTAATTCGACGTCCTTGCTCTTTAACTAGCGAAATGTTTTCAAGAGACATATCCAAAACTTCTTCAGGATTATTAGTGACCTTAACCATTAAAAGATTTCTAAAATGAGATATTAAATCCTTTATAAACAATTGCATATCCTTACCTGAATACACCAGCTTATCAACTATAACCATAGCCTTTTCAACACTTCTATCTACAATTGCATTTGTTATGTCAAATAAGTATTCATTAGTTACAAGGCCTAACATACTTACTAGATCGTCATAATTAATCTGATTTTCACCCATAGCAATTGCTTGGTCAAGTATACTTACTGCATCTCTCATCGCACCGTCACATACTCTTGCAATTAAATCCAAACTTTTTTCTTCATATTGTATATTTTGAGCTTCAGTAATTTTTCTTAGTCTAGATGAAATTTCTTTTTGGTTTATTCTCTTAAAATCAAATCTTTGACATCTAGATAAAATTGTTATAGGTAATTTTTGTGGATCTGTTGTTGCTAATATGAATATTACATTCTTAGGCGGCTCTTCTAAAGTTTTTAGAAATGCATTAACAGCTCCAACTGATAACATATGAACTTCGTCCATTATGTAAACTTTATATTTAGCTTCCTGTGGTGGATATTTAGTATCATCTATAATATCTCTAATCTTATCAATACCATTATTAGATGCTGCATCCAATTCAGTTACATCAATCGCTAATCCGTCATTTATTTTTCTGCACATCTCACATTCATTACATGGTTCACCATCTTCAGAATTAAGACAATTTAAGGCCTTTGCCATTACTTTGGCTGTAGATGTCTTCCCCGTTCCTCTTGTACCACAAAAAAGATAAGCGTGTGCTATTCTGTCATTTAAAATTTCATTTTTTAATGTTATAGTAATATGTTTTTGACCAACTACATCATCAAAAGTCCTTGGTCTCCACTCTCTATATAATGCTGTATAACCCAAAGGCTCTCACCTCACTATTCTTCTTAAGACATATAAAATTAAAATAACAGATTAACATGCATTATATATTTTATGACATAATTAATCAGGTAAACTTTTTTATAGTTGAAGTACTACTATAAAAACCTTACAAAATGTATCATAAAATATATTGGCATAATAACCCATTATTTTTAATGTTCCTAAATATAATATTATTATACACTAATGACTACATAATTAGTATAAGTGGATAAAATATTTATACTTATATATACAAACTATA
This genomic interval carries:
- a CDS encoding M13 family metallopeptidase; amino-acid sequence: MKKAKKIVAMATALIITLMMSPISYHKVFAAEQLSDQMATESITKNNKIGLRLQDDFYGAINNEWLSTTKIEQGKDQASVFQEVSDMVMKQKRDIINELLEKQNQYGENTDQKKIINIYNNTLDTEDRDKEGIKPVQKNLDKIKNIKTIQDITNLWSNKEILNSTINFTVGSDAKDATMNVLYIEPTTISLGNSDEYNNPTESTAKTKALIQEYYNKILMLDGYTQEEAQSKVNDMFKFEGMIAKSMTGHKEELADSNIQQSIYNVYTLDELNALAPNLDLTSVMASLGIEKANKIILEEPKWLEAFNNLYTNENVPLIKNYLEILNLSNASEFLSEDFEKVGTEFNNKAAGIVGSRPKEEEAVSMVNGLMGMGLGRIYADKYVSQKTKDDVENITNEVIETYKSRINNLNWMSSETKKNAIEKLEKLDVKIGYPENWIDYSNVDIKSYKDGGSLYENAMTIYNFSRNEMFSRLNKQVDKKNDFFQPQTVNAFYNATNNSIMIPGGIIQGHFYDPNASREVNLGGIGAVIGHEISHAFDNNGAKYDADGNFKNWWTADDYKEFEDKTQKVKDFYSKIEALPGKNINGALTVGENIADMGGMACMLDILGTMKNPDYKAFFESYATTWRQVVTKEYEEYCLNVDAHSPNKFRVNAVLQQFEKFYETYGITQNDGMYVKPKDRVAIW
- a CDS encoding CHAP domain-containing protein, whose translation is MKKMYIKQIITMGIVAPIIISMYSVPVSAAWSKNSQNQWNWLEESGKAKGWKEINNKWYYFNDDGEMCTGWRQVNGIWYNLSDEGIMNTGWQNIGGHWYRFEQSGAMNTGWIQENGNWYFMNHNGQMETGTIEVDGKIYTFSDNGVMKNDNETIKNVETDEFEQDINDEKTDDTTSATDEKRKGYVCTNGDSLNIRSSASVSSSIIGSLPKGSQVMITDKEKNGFLPINADGTIGWVSADWISFNKVQAYTEQSDNDNFQSKKDSINIGEARTKQPDLDDNHYYSNENVFYKAKLSPPFTSGGRVIKGNCTWYAWGRAWEITGVKPTDAGLIGNAYEWWEANKSHGKYRYGSEPRVGAIAVWNSNLPNSGGFGHVAIVEKIDNNKVYISESMWHGDVFRYGPIYDTDYLKGYIYIDQPNF
- a CDS encoding pro-sigmaK processing inhibitor BofA family protein, producing MNGQYLIYGLIGIAALFLVVKLLKWPIKILVNGILGVVILYLTNFVIAHLSLIGINVNFALAINPITALIAGFFGIPGVIVLIIIGLFL
- a CDS encoding YaaL family protein, coding for MNRKKVIEYLANKSDELSVYRKLIEEMEVAKMEINVARSMFNNVNDDALIEVAIYSENVARKRYDYLLSIAKAKGISVDDSYVIEKNVQIAE
- the recR gene encoding recombination mediator RecR codes for the protein MEFYPVAIEKLIEEFAKLPSVGQKTAQRLTLHILNLPENEVKEFANALVQARGTIKYCSVCGNFTDKDPCPLCSNPNRDKGTICVVEQPKDIMTMEKVKEYNGVYHVLHGNISPMQGRGPQDIRIRELVSRMSEDIKEVILATNPNIEGEATAMYISKVLKPLDIKVTRIAAGIPVGGDLEYADEVTLSKALEGRKEI
- a CDS encoding YbaB/EbfC family nucleoid-associated protein; translation: MAKGGFPGGFGGGNMNNLMKQAQKLQKQMEDMQKELETKEFEASVGGGAVVAKVSGKKELTSIKIKPEVVDEDDVEMLEDLVVSAVNEALKKADEETTSKMGRLTGGMPGGLF
- the dnaX gene encoding DNA polymerase III subunit gamma/tau, whose amino-acid sequence is MGYTALYREWRPRTFDDVVGQKHITITLKNEILNDRIAHAYLFCGTRGTGKTSTAKVMAKALNCLNSEDGEPCNECEMCRKINDGLAIDVTELDAASNNGIDKIRDIIDDTKYPPQEAKYKVYIMDEVHMLSVGAVNAFLKTLEEPPKNVIFILATTDPQKLPITILSRCQRFDFKRINQKEISSRLRKITEAQNIQYEEKSLDLIARVCDGAMRDAVSILDQAIAMGENQINYDDLVSMLGLVTNEYLFDITNAIVDRSVEKAMVIVDKLVYSGKDMQLFIKDLISHFRNLLMVKVTNNPEEVLDMSLENISLVKEQGRRIRVEEIMRGIRILQEAEANSKASKQSRLYLELAIIKMCKIEYDTSNEVILSRINKLEESLKSGKIQMVQSGTANEASEGEHRSSNHNAHDSNQLKNIVHKVNEASENKLEVNPNSSLTLDDIGRVWTEVLEKFKAKRAMIVYASIVTAKPYSFKNGVITLEYESMYAFNKDRLEKQEYKEIVNGVFSESLGEKVIVNYIVKKEKEQQDKEDLLKQTLEGVPFEVYDE